One part of the candidate division TA06 bacterium genome encodes these proteins:
- a CDS encoding GIY-YIG nuclease family protein, with protein MPYMYILECSDGSYYTGSTVSLEKRLREHQNGLGANHTKKRLPVKLVYYEEYQRIVTAFYREKQVQGWTRAKKIALIKNTIGELPKLAKKIFRKKI; from the coding sequence ATGCCTTACATGTATATTCTGGAATGTTCTGATGGCAGCTATTATACGGGCAGCACAGTATCATTGGAAAAGCGCTTAAGGGAACACCAGAATGGCTTGGGTGCAAACCATACTAAAAAACGGTTGCCGGTAAAATTGGTTTATTATGAGGAATACCAAAGGATAGTCACCGCCTTTTACCGGGAAAAACAGGTCCAGGGATGGACCCGGGCAAAGAAAATTGCCTTGATAAAAAACACTATTGGGGAATTGCCGAAATTGGCTAAAAAGATATTCAGGAAGAAGATCTAA
- a CDS encoding BatA domain-containing protein codes for MPFLSFANPAGLLFLPLAGLPLLIHLFRRRRAGVIPFPDIRLLQQIQNAALRPSRIKEYLLLAVRTLVILLLALVLARPAVNLTLPGWLSGASQTCVIIMDNSDSMAAISQDTTLLDRAKQSARQVLKALGPNARTAVVSAVTCSPVVCGLASAATVERAVTALPQTELGTDLEGSIQTAARILETAGVSGGRIIIFSDLQKTAFGPKLSPLNKLPGDRPVTVYQIKPFRPLNNLIWQKVQVKPLINKIIVQAMVQGERLPQIGLAARGKTIYQTNSRPGQNGMITLSFGLPDRDSLYLFTAGDDLPLDDKYYLASVDKTKKNILLISDGPGGGPDYLYQAFAVMGQAGYSTKRVNTWEHQYSKGFDLAVIAKASIDKEIQAGALKLLHNGAGLLMAPPVNSDRDQYQELLKQFSDITLSGLADSLPHNIYRLNRSGNGEDILSDLSPADLEGVRIKTYWKAFTRQNAELTINRSDPVLIFGSGPKLKTAVLLAGGQPGFGDLVFKPAFLVMLLQTADRLTRKSARQSATGPDETNSGGNSEIRQKSGWGRINGGVSRAVNIAAAESDLTPASGAELKNILQNISWNPAGSGSGAFSGQSPASGLFLFFAGLMLLLEMIIRAASKK; via the coding sequence ATGCCATTTCTCTCCTTTGCCAATCCCGCCGGACTTTTGTTCCTGCCCCTGGCCGGGCTGCCGCTTTTGATCCATCTTTTCAGAAGACGGCGGGCCGGCGTGATCCCGTTCCCAGACATCCGTCTGCTGCAGCAGATCCAGAACGCCGCCTTAAGGCCCAGCCGGATCAAAGAGTACCTGCTGCTGGCGGTCCGCACGTTGGTCATCCTTTTGCTGGCCCTGGTCCTGGCCCGTCCTGCAGTCAACCTGACCTTGCCGGGCTGGCTTTCCGGGGCTTCGCAGACCTGCGTCATCATTATGGACAATTCGGATAGCATGGCGGCCATCAGTCAGGATACCACGTTGCTGGACCGGGCCAAACAGAGCGCCCGGCAAGTTTTAAAAGCGCTGGGGCCCAACGCCCGGACGGCGGTGGTTTCGGCCGTTACGTGCAGCCCGGTGGTCTGCGGGCTGGCTTCCGCCGCCACGGTCGAACGCGCGGTAACCGCGCTGCCCCAGACCGAACTCGGCACTGACCTGGAAGGCTCGATCCAGACTGCGGCCAGGATACTTGAAACCGCAGGGGTCTCCGGCGGAAGGATCATTATTTTTTCCGACCTGCAAAAAACGGCTTTCGGCCCCAAACTCTCCCCTCTTAATAAACTGCCCGGCGATCGGCCGGTCACGGTCTATCAGATAAAACCTTTCCGGCCTTTGAACAACCTGATCTGGCAGAAGGTTCAGGTCAAACCCTTGATCAATAAAATAATCGTCCAGGCCATGGTCCAGGGAGAACGCCTGCCCCAAATCGGCTTGGCGGCCAGGGGCAAAACCATTTATCAGACAAACTCCCGGCCCGGCCAGAACGGGATGATCACTTTAAGCTTCGGGCTGCCGGACCGTGATTCGCTTTACCTTTTTACCGCCGGCGACGATTTGCCGCTGGACGACAAATATTATCTGGCTTCGGTCGATAAAACAAAAAAAAATATCCTGCTGATCTCGGACGGGCCTGGCGGCGGGCCGGATTATCTTTATCAGGCCTTTGCGGTCATGGGTCAGGCCGGTTATTCGACAAAAAGAGTAAATACATGGGAACATCAGTATTCTAAGGGCTTTGATCTGGCCGTCATCGCCAAAGCCTCAATAGATAAGGAAATACAGGCCGGAGCATTAAAATTATTGCATAACGGCGCGGGTTTGCTGATGGCGCCTCCAGTCAATTCCGACCGGGATCAGTACCAGGAACTGTTGAAACAGTTTTCCGACATCACCCTTTCGGGCCTGGCCGATTCTTTACCTCATAATATCTACCGCCTGAACCGCTCCGGGAATGGAGAAGATATCTTGAGCGATCTAAGCCCGGCCGACCTTGAGGGGGTCAGAATAAAAACGTATTGGAAAGCTTTTACCCGGCAAAATGCCGAACTGACGATCAACCGATCAGACCCGGTACTGATCTTCGGCTCCGGCCCAAAATTAAAAACGGCCGTTCTTTTGGCCGGCGGTCAGCCCGGGTTTGGCGACCTGGTTTTTAAGCCGGCCTTTCTGGTGATGCTCTTGCAGACCGCCGACCGCCTGACCCGAAAATCCGCCCGGCAATCGGCAACCGGACCAGATGAAACCAACTCCGGCGGAAACTCAGAAATAAGGCAAAAATCCGGCTGGGGCCGAATAAACGGGGGAGTATCCAGAGCGGTAAACATTGCCGCGGCGGAGTCCGATCTGACGCCAGCTTCAGGTGCGGAGCTTAAAAATATCCTCCAAAATATTTCATGGAATCCCGCAGGATCAGGTTCCGGAGCGTTTTCCGGGCAAAGTCCGGCTTCAGGGCTATTTCTGTTTTTTGCCGGGCTGATGCTCTTATTGGAGATGATCATCCGGGCCGCTTCCAAAAAGTAA
- a CDS encoding oligosaccharide flippase family protein, with translation MKKFGALSLQTFLYQALSMALGLACGVLVARYLGPTAKGAIALYGLIAGFLVLAGNLGLGLANVHLAGSGQIMPGRAWANSLYLAVLTGSLLAVLTIFLFPVLGIIVKRPVDMGLLGIVLCGVPLLLLLDYQINLLRGLGDLDGFNQAGLMRQAGRLAALGLLVAALGGFVAAALWAANISIAAAVLWSGFRLKKKTALSLVPSWIGLKKSLSYGLKGQPGQIIQFFNYRLDLILLALFWTNREVGIYATAVFLAELIWYIPAAVSTVLLPAVSSADSESRAKSISLKAIRHTVFLSLAAAVLLAVSAQWLITALYGPEFAPAVRALQILLFGVVMLSPAKLIVSHLAGVGKSQYVSYLALSGLGLTLLLDLVLIPKFGLRGAAWASAAAYSCSGLLSLFWLKRHLNVEIVPNLILNKEDWQEYRELINL, from the coding sequence ATGAAAAAATTCGGCGCCTTAAGCCTGCAGACCTTTTTATATCAAGCCCTGAGCATGGCACTGGGGCTGGCGTGCGGAGTGCTAGTGGCCCGGTACCTGGGCCCCACCGCCAAAGGAGCCATTGCCCTGTATGGCCTGATCGCCGGCTTTTTGGTGCTGGCTGGCAATCTGGGGCTGGGGCTGGCCAATGTTCATTTGGCCGGAAGCGGTCAGATAATGCCGGGCCGGGCTTGGGCCAATTCCCTTTACCTGGCGGTGCTGACCGGATCTCTTCTGGCCGTGCTGACGATATTCTTGTTCCCGGTCCTGGGGATTATCGTAAAAAGGCCGGTGGACATGGGCCTTTTGGGCATAGTTCTGTGCGGAGTGCCGTTGCTGCTGCTGCTGGATTATCAGATAAACCTGCTGCGGGGACTGGGCGATCTGGACGGTTTCAACCAGGCGGGTTTGATGCGCCAGGCCGGGCGGCTGGCGGCATTGGGCCTGCTGGTGGCGGCCCTGGGCGGTTTCGTAGCCGCAGCCCTGTGGGCGGCCAATATTTCAATCGCCGCTGCGGTGCTATGGAGCGGTTTTAGGCTTAAGAAAAAAACCGCCCTGTCGTTGGTACCGTCCTGGATCGGCCTGAAAAAATCATTGAGCTACGGACTGAAGGGCCAGCCCGGCCAGATAATCCAGTTCTTCAATTACCGTCTGGATCTGATCCTGCTGGCCTTGTTCTGGACCAACCGCGAAGTGGGCATCTATGCCACCGCGGTTTTTTTAGCCGAACTGATTTGGTACATTCCGGCGGCGGTCTCCACCGTGCTGCTGCCGGCGGTTTCCTCGGCAGATTCGGAGTCCCGGGCCAAAAGCATCAGCCTTAAGGCCATCCGGCATACGGTATTCCTGAGCCTGGCCGCAGCGGTCCTCCTAGCCGTTTCGGCCCAGTGGCTGATAACAGCGCTTTACGGACCGGAATTTGCGCCCGCCGTCCGGGCGCTGCAGATCCTGCTTTTCGGAGTGGTGATGCTTTCGCCGGCCAAGCTCATCGTCAGCCATCTGGCCGGCGTGGGAAAATCGCAATACGTCAGTTATCTGGCCTTAAGCGGACTGGGCCTGACCCTGCTGCTGGACCTCGTCCTGATCCCAAAATTCGGACTGAGGGGCGCGGCCTGGGCCTCGGCCGCCGCTTACAGCTGCTCCGGCCTGCTGTCGCTGTTCTGGCTCAAACGTCATCTGAATGTTGAGATCGTGCCCAACCTGATCCTGAACAAGGAGGACTGGCAGGAATACCGGGAGTTGATCAATCTATGA
- a CDS encoding glycosyltransferase codes for MKKVLLLTSVEVPFRGNLIEGQFLAPILGAGGNDPELKFRYLSLAPVLFFAGRRRPIKTYLAGRAKRAAIKSFTSGLGCRTDIWPILFPFFPRDFNLTRLKYFLYLASALAPFFAYLLLYRPALVIARSYPAASLARLAKKHFGIPYVFDLRGMYPEEAVNAGVFPADSPDYRFWKKQEKALASQASLNIVVSEPFAEHLKSIDPKTRSSVIPCCVNLQKIKFEPARRETLKNKYGLKDRFVLLHLGSFGTPEDRGLVAAYLQRFKKARQGAFLVVASGTPAFSPSIHQALRTAGLKEGDYLLVNPSSPEQLSEMLALGDAGLILERRKSNTKVCLSVKLGEYLAAGLPVICTPFVEGAARLVRQYDCGLLVDPEGDEPLDKEKRFLKDYQMLRDHGFKLAGEALSLEHCRRLWWQSLSGVIRT; via the coding sequence ATGAAAAAGGTATTGCTGCTGACATCAGTGGAAGTGCCTTTCCGCGGCAATCTGATAGAAGGGCAGTTCCTGGCTCCGATCCTGGGTGCCGGGGGAAATGACCCCGAACTAAAATTCCGTTACCTGTCGCTGGCCCCGGTACTGTTCTTTGCCGGGCGCCGCCGGCCCATTAAAACATATCTGGCTGGGCGGGCTAAACGGGCGGCCATAAAATCATTTACCTCAGGCCTGGGCTGCCGGACGGATATCTGGCCGATCTTATTCCCCTTCTTCCCCCGGGATTTCAACCTTACCAGGCTGAAATATTTTTTGTATCTGGCTTCGGCTCTGGCGCCGTTCTTCGCCTACCTGTTATTGTACCGCCCAGCTTTGGTGATCGCCCGCAGCTATCCGGCTGCCTCTCTGGCCCGGCTGGCCAAAAAACATTTCGGCATCCCATATGTTTTTGACCTGCGGGGGATGTACCCCGAGGAGGCGGTCAATGCCGGGGTATTTCCGGCTGACTCGCCGGATTATCGTTTCTGGAAAAAGCAGGAAAAAGCACTGGCCTCACAGGCATCCCTGAACATAGTGGTTTCGGAGCCGTTTGCCGAGCATCTGAAAAGCATTGATCCCAAAACTCGTTCATCCGTCATTCCCTGCTGCGTGAACCTGCAAAAAATAAAGTTTGAACCGGCCCGCCGGGAAACATTAAAAAACAAATATGGGTTAAAAGACAGGTTCGTGCTGCTGCACCTGGGGTCATTTGGGACTCCCGAAGACCGGGGCCTGGTGGCAGCCTACCTGCAGCGTTTTAAGAAGGCAAGGCAGGGTGCCTTTCTGGTAGTGGCTTCGGGCACGCCAGCCTTTTCACCCTCGATCCATCAGGCCTTAAGGACTGCCGGCCTCAAAGAGGGCGATTACCTGCTGGTCAATCCTTCTTCTCCGGAGCAGCTTTCCGAGATGCTGGCTCTGGGCGATGCCGGGCTGATCCTGGAACGCCGAAAGTCCAATACCAAGGTCTGTCTTTCGGTCAAGCTGGGGGAATATCTGGCTGCCGGCCTGCCGGTAATCTGCACGCCCTTCGTGGAGGGGGCGGCCCGGCTGGTCCGGCAGTACGATTGCGGCCTGCTGGTTGATCCCGAAGGCGATGAACCGCTGGACAAAGAAAAGAGGTTTTTGAAAGATTACCAAATGCTGCGGGACCATGGATTCAAATTGGCAGGGGAAGCGCTGTCTCTGGAGCATTGCCGCCGGCTGTGGTGGCAATCCTTGTCAGGAGTTATAAGAACATGA
- a CDS encoding PIG-L family deacetylase — translation MFKKVLVLAPHTDDGEFGCGGFIAKLLKQKAQVHYAAFSSAEKSLPKGANPDTLKKELQAALDSLGIKKQHRIIYNYPVRDFPQHRQAILDDMIRLKRKINPDLVLIPCFNDTHQDHLTIAQEGFRAFKDRTILGYEIPWNNKTFETQSFVLLEPRHIEAKIKALKRYKSQLGRFYANPEFIKALAKTRGTQIGARYAEAFEVIRWVIH, via the coding sequence ATGTTCAAAAAAGTACTGGTGCTGGCGCCCCACACCGATGACGGCGAGTTCGGATGCGGGGGATTCATAGCTAAACTGCTGAAGCAAAAAGCGCAGGTTCATTATGCCGCATTTTCCTCGGCCGAAAAATCGCTGCCTAAAGGGGCCAACCCCGATACTCTCAAAAAAGAGCTTCAGGCGGCCCTGGACAGTCTGGGGATCAAAAAACAACACCGCATCATCTATAATTATCCGGTGCGCGATTTTCCCCAGCACCGTCAGGCGATATTGGACGACATGATTAGGCTGAAAAGAAAAATAAATCCCGACCTGGTGCTGATCCCCTGCTTCAACGATACCCATCAGGACCATCTGACCATCGCCCAGGAGGGTTTTAGGGCCTTCAAGGACCGCACTATTCTGGGTTACGAGATCCCCTGGAACAATAAGACCTTTGAGACCCAGTCTTTCGTGCTGCTGGAGCCGCGGCATATCGAGGCCAAGATCAAAGCCCTGAAGCGCTATAAGTCCCAGCTGGGGAGGTTTTACGCCAATCCGGAATTCATCAAGGCTCTGGCCAAGACCCGGGGGACGCAGATCGGGGCCCGGTACGCCGAGGCCTTTGAGGTCATCCGCTGGGTTATACATTAA
- a CDS encoding four helix bundle protein: MEKKDICERTFNYAVAIVKFCRAIDNGRNVERLLSRQLFRSGTSIGANVEEAQAGQSKADFISKMSIARKEARETRYWLSLCNSLNIGIPRDVDVLLKEINELIAILTTIIKKTKGN; this comes from the coding sequence ATGGAAAAGAAAGATATTTGCGAAAGAACTTTTAACTATGCGGTTGCAATTGTTAAATTTTGCCGGGCAATTGATAATGGGAGAAATGTTGAACGACTTCTATCGCGGCAGCTGTTCCGTTCGGGAACATCTATAGGGGCAAATGTTGAAGAAGCCCAGGCTGGACAAAGCAAGGCGGATTTCATATCCAAAATGTCAATAGCTCGAAAAGAGGCCAGGGAAACAAGATATTGGCTCTCCCTCTGTAATAGCTTAAACATAGGCATCCCTCGTGATGTTGATGTTTTACTCAAAGAAATCAACGAATTAATTGCAATATTAACG